Genomic window (Candidatus Limnocylindria bacterium):
CGGGAGCGTCGCGCCGGACAAGGTCGCCGCGGTCGTCGACTGTTATGGGGTCGGGCAGCGCCTGCCGGACCTGAAGCCGCTCCGTGGGATCCCGGTTCTCGGCATCTTCGGTGGGAAGGACCATTCTGTGGCCGAGTTCGCCAACCTCGAGAAGGTCGCGAAGGAGAACGGCGTGCCGTTCACGAAGCACACGTACCCCGAGGCCGACCATGCGTTCCTCAACGAGCAGCGCAAGGATGTCCACCGACCCGACGACGCGAAGGATGCGTGGAGCAAGATCATGCCGTTCCTGAAGAGCAACGTGCGCTGATGAGCACCACGCTGTCGCCGATCACGAGCGTGAACCCCGCTACCGAGGAGGTCCTCGCGCGGTTCGATCCGTTCACGACCGAGGAGGTCGATCGCGCCATCGACGATGCGCAGGACGCCTTCATCGCCTGGCGCGAGCGATCCATCGCCGAGCGCGCGACAGCTATGCGGCGGCTCGCCGGCCTGCTTCGGGAGCGTGCCGATCGCTATGGCCGGCTCATCACCATCGAGATGGGGAAGCCCATCGCGGAGGCGAAGGCCGAGCTCGAGAAATGCGCCTGGGGCGCCGAGCATTACGCGGACAACGCCGCGCGCTATCTCGCCGACGAGGTCATCGAAACGAGCGCCCAGCGCAGCATCGTCGCCTTCGAACCGCTGGGCATCGTGCTCGCGGTCATGCCCTGGAATTTCCCGTTCTGGCAGGTGATCCGCTTCGCCGCGCCGGCGCTGATGGCCGGGAACGCCGCGGTGCTGAAGCACGCGTCGAACGTGCCGCAGTGCGCGCTCGCGGTCGAAGAGGTGATCCGCGACGCGGGCTTCCCCGAGGGGTTGCTGCGTACGGTGCTGGTCGCGGGCTCAGCGGTCGAGCCGGTCATCGCCGATCCCCGCATCCGCGCGGTCACGCTGACTGGAAGCTCCGACACCGGTTCGCGCATCGCCGCGCTCGCCGGGCGCGCGCTCAAGAAGTGCGTGCTCGAGCTCGGCGGCTCCGATCCGTACATCGTGCTGGCCGACGCCGATCTCGACGCGGCGGCGAAGGTCGGCGCCCGCGCGCGCAACCAGAACAACGGGCAGTCGTGCATCGCAGCCAAGCGCTTCATCGCGGTCGAGTCCGTCGCGCGCGACTTCGAGCGGCGCTTCGCCGCCGAGGTCGCGGCGCTTAGGGTCGGCGACCCGCTCGACCCCAAGACGCAGATCGGTCCGCTCGCGCGCGCGGACCTGCGTGAACAGCTCGAGCTCCAGGTGACTGAATCGGTGCGCATGGGCGCGCGCGTTCTCACCGGTGGCGAGCGCGGCACGGGCAAGGGCTGGTTTTACCAGCCGACCGTCCTTGCGGATGTCACCGAGGGCATGCCGGTGTTCAAAGAGGAGACCTTCGGGCCGGTCGCGGCGGTGCTCCGCGTCTGCGACGCTGACGAGGCTGTGCGCGTCGCGAACGATTCTGCCTACGGGCTCGGCGCGAGCGTCTGGACGCGCGATCTCGCGCGCGGCGAAGCGGTCGCGCGGAAGATCGAGTCCGGATCCGTCTTCGTGAACGGCATGGTCGCTTCGGACCCGCGGCTCCCGTTCGGCGGCATCAAGCGCAGCGGCTACGGCCGCGAGCTCTCGTCGTACGGGATCAAGGAATTCGTGAACATCCAAACGATCTGGATCGGCGCGGGAACGCAGAAGCCGACCGGGCCGCAGTCGGAATAAGTCTCAGACGTTCGGAACTCCGGGCAAATGTTCACGGAAGTGACCCTCCAGGAGCGCCAGGCTGTCGTCGAGGTCCAGTGATCCATCCATACGCTCGCAGCGCAGGCCCAGCTCGGCGCACGACGAGACGATGCGCGCGTCGAGCAGCACGTCGCGCGCGCTTACCTTCGTGAGCGCGCGTTCGCGCTCGACGATGCCCGGGAAGCGATCGAGTTGACCGCTGCCCCAGCGGCGCGATGCAACGATCGCGCGCCGCTCCGGCGTGGGCACGAGAAAGATCGCCTGCCGTGCCGAGTTGAGTAGAGGCGCCACGCACCAGGGAAACGCTCCGGGCCCCTCCGCGACGATCGTGCGCGAGCGAGGCAGCGCAAGCAGGTCCTCGACGACGAGAGCGAATCCGTCTTGCCATATCGCGATCGAGCGCTCGAGGAGTTCGTCCGCGCTCGGGACGGCCCACCGCTCGTCCATCGAAAGGCGCTGGAACGCCTCGACGGCGGTGCCGGGACGGCCCGCATGCTCGCGCACGGCGTGCCAGTCGAGGTCGTAGATCTTCAGATCCCACTTCCCGGCGAGAAGGCGCGACAACGTCGTCTTTCCCGCTTGAGGACCTCCACCGATCCAGAGCACGTGAGCCAACCGCGCGCGCAGATCGTCCACCGGCCGCGCATGATGCGCACGAAGGTGCGCGAAAGAACAGTCTTCCCGGCGCGTCCCGGGCGGCGCACAATGATGGGGTCCCCATGGTGAACGCCGCGCAGCTGCTCGTTCGCTGCCTCGAGAACGAGGGCGTGCGCTACGTATTCGGGATCCCGGGCGAGGAGACGCTGGACCTCAACGCGGCGCTCGAGGACAGCGACAAGATCCAGTTCGTGCTCACGCGACACGAGCAGGCCGCCGCCTTCATGGCCGACGTGTACGGACGGCTCTCGTCTTACCCCGGCGTGTGCCTGGCCACGCTCGGACCCGGCGCGACGAACCTCCTCACCGGCGTCGCCGATGCGCAGCTCGACCGCGCGCCGCTCGTTGCCATCACCGGACAGGCGGGCCTCGAGCGCGTGCACCTGGAGTCGCATCAGTACATCGACGTCGTCCAGATGTTCGCTCCGGTCACGAAGTGGAGCACTCGCGTCTCAGTGCCGGAATCGGTTCCCGAGGTCGTGCGCAAGGCGTTCCGGCTCGCGCGCATCGAGAAGCCGGGGGCGACGCACATCGAGCTCCCCGAGGACGTGGCGAAAGAGGAGGTGCGATCCGCGCCGCTGGAGGTGCGGCGGACGTCGTACCCAAAGGCGCAGCAGGAGGCGCTGGATCGGGCGGCGGAGATCATCAACGCGGCGAAGGCGCCTGTGATCCTCGCTGGCAACGGGGTCACGCGTCGCCAGGCCGTCGGCAATCCCACCGTCGACGCGCTACGACGCTTCGTCCAGCGGAGTCGCATCTGGGCGACTCACACGTACATGGCGAAAGGGGTCCTCGATCCCCTCGGACAGTATTCGCTGCCGCCGGTCGGTCTCCAGCGGCCGGGCGCCGACCTCGCGAACCTCAAGATGCTCGCCGATGCGGATGTCGTGATCGCGGTCGGCTACGACCTCGTCGAATGGGCGCCGGTCCTGTGGAACCCGAAGCGCGACAAGATGGTCGTGCACGTCGACAGCACCGCGGCCGAGCTGGATGGGCACTACCAACCGTCGATCGAGGTCATCGGCGAGCTCGACGAATCGCTGAATGCGCTGAGCTCGATGGTGCGCGCGCGACCGGCCGAAACCCTCTCCACGCGGCGCGCCCCGTCGCTCGTCGGGACGGGGTCCCCCGCTGCGCGGGGTCTCTCGGCCGGTCGCGCGCTTCCGCCCGATCTCGTCGTCGCTGATCTCCGCGATGCTCTTGGTCCGGACGACATCGTCGTGAGCGACGTGGGCGCGCACAAGGTCTGGCTCGCACGCTTGTTCCCGACGGAGCGTCCGAACACCGTCGTCATCTCCAACGGCCTCGCGTCGATGGGCATCGCGCTGCCTGGCGCGATCGCGGCGAAGCTCGTCCATCCCGAACGAAAGGTCGTTGCGTTCAGTGGTGACGGCGGGTTCTTGATGAACGTGCAGGAGCTCGAGACGGCCAAACGCCTCGGGACGGCGATCGTCGTTGTCGTTCTCGTCGATGAGCGTCTCGGGGTGATCGAGGTCAACGAGAAGCGGCAATTCAAGCGCACCTTCGCGACGCAGTTCGGCAACCCCGATTTCGTGAAGCTCGCGGAGGCGTTCGGCATCGCCGGGTACGCGGTGGAGAGCGGGAAGGATCTCCTACCGATGCTCCGTCACGCGCTCGATCTCGGCGGCCCAGCGCTGCTCGCGGTGCCCTGGGATCACGAAAAAAATGCGCAGATCGCGGACGCGATGACATACGGCAGGCAGCCGGTAACGCCGGGCTGACCGACTTGCCCCGCGGCGTAGCCTGAGCGACGCAATGGACCTGATGACCGTCGCGCGGAGCCTGTCGGACTGCCTGCCGGTGAACGAGCTCACCGATGCGCAGCTCCAGGAGCTGCTCGCGCAGGCGAAGCTGCGGCGTTTCGAGCGGGATGAGGTCATCTACCACCGCGGCGACCCAGCGCGCGATCTCCACATCGTTGTCGAGGGCATGGTCAAGCACGTGCGCGAAGACATCGAAGGCCGCGAGGTGCTGCTGTGGGTGCTGGAGCGCGGAGGCGTGCTCGGCCAGCAGGCGATCTTCGGGCGAAGCCGGCCGACGACCGTCATCGCGACGACCGATGTGGTGACGATCCAGCTGCTCGGCGAGACCTGCGCGCGCATGCTCGAACGGAACCCGCGGATCCTGTACCGGGCCTTCGAGATGTTCGAGGCACGCCTCGAGAAGCTCACGCAAGCACTCGAAGACGTGATGCTCCTCGACGTTCCGAGCCGCCTCGCGAAATACATACTCGACTCGGGCGACGGGCAGCCGGACCCCCACGCGCTCACGCTCACGCAGGACGAGCTCGCCGCTGCTGTGGGCTCGACGCGCGTGACGATCAACAAAGTGCTCGCCGATTTCGAGCACCGCGGGTTGATCCGCGTCGCTCGGCGCCACATCGACGTGCTGGCGCCCGATCGGCTGCGCAAGGAGATCCACGGCTAGAGGCTCTTGCCGGTCTTGATCGGCTGAGCGGGGTCACACATCCGATATCGGCCGCCGAGCGTATAGTCCGATGGGGAAACAATCGATTTCCGCCGGGGGTGAACGGTTGGCGGCTAGGCGGGTCACGATCACTGACGTCGCGCGGGCTGCGAACGTCCACGCCTCGACGGTTTCGCGAGTCCTCAACGGGCGAGCCGAGCTGAGCCTGCTCCCTGAGACGCGAGAGCGTGTCATCGCCGCCGCCACGCGTCTCGGCTACCGTCCGTCCGCGCTGGCCCGCGGCCTACGGCTTCGGCGGACGTTCACCCTTGGCATGCTCGTGCCCGACATCACCAACCCCGTCTTCCCACCGATCATCAAGGGCGTCGAGGGCGCGGCCCACGCTCGCGGCTATCACCTGATCCTCTGCAACACCGACGATTCCTTCGAGCGCGAAGCCAGCTACCTGCGGGTCCTGCGCGAGTGGCGCGTGGACGGGATGCTCATCGCCTCCAGCTCGACGGCAGACTCGACGCTCGGCGAGCTGCGTCGCGAGAAGTTCCCCTTCGTCCTCCTCAACAGCGCGTCGCGCGCGAGCGACGACCTGGCGGTCGCTCCCGACAACCGCCAGGGCGTAACGGCCGCGCTCGAGCACCTGATCCAGCTCGGCCACCGCCGCATCGGACTCATCGCCGCACCGCAGACCACGATGACGGGCCAGGAGCGACTGCTCGCGGCGCGCGCCACGCTGCGACGTCACCGCCTCGCGCAGGAGGACGCGCTCGTCTCGGTCGCGGATTCGTTCTCGGAGGCGTCGGGCTATCGCGCCACGCGGCGCCTGCTGCTGGATGGTGAGCCGCCGACGGCGATCTTCGGCGCGAACGATCTCATCGCGCTGGGCGCGATCCGCCTCGCGCGAGAGATCGGGCTGAACGTCCCGCGCGATCTGTCGGTCGTCGGTTTCAACGACATCCCGCAGTCCGAGCTGTTCGACCCGCCGCTGACGACCGTCCACATACCTCAGGAGGAGATGGGAGTGCTCGCCGCCGCGCTCCTCATCGATCACCTGGAGGGAAGGCACATCGACCGAAGGCAGGTCGTGCTCCAGACGCAGCTCGAGGTCCGCGGCTCGACCGCGACGCCGGCCGCGGCCTCGACGGCCGCGATGAGGACCGCCTAGGCGCCGCGGCCCGGCAAGCCCACGCTGCGACGCCAATGCTGGCGCCCGAGCTCGAAACCGATCGCGCAGCCGAGGTCGACCAGCTCCGGCTCGCTGAACAGCGAATGCAATCGCGACCAGAGCGCGTCGTCGGCCTTCGCGCTGTCGACGGCGATCGCGTACGCCCACTCCAGCGCTGCGCGCTCGCGTCCCGCGAATCGCTCCGGGTCGCGGACGTCAGCGTCATCAGCGAGGAAGCGGAAGCACAGCTCCTTCAGCGATTGATCGGCGACTCCGGATCGCAGGACGCTCGTTTCGATCTCCGCCCACGCCTCGCGGGCCGCGGGCTGAAGCGCGCGGATCTCGTCACCGGTGCGGCCCGCGAGGCGCGCCATCAGCGCGCCGTCCCCGCGGCGAGACCAGCACCTGGCTCGCCGGGCAGCTCGTTGTGGCCGACATGCCATGTCTTGATCACGCGCTGCTGTCCGAAGGTCACGGCGACGAACGATCCCAGCTCGACGATCTGCGCGTCGCTGAAGTGCTCGCGCAGCTTCTGCCACACCGCGTCGTCGGCGCCCTCGGGATCCCAGACGAGCATGCTCGTGTAGAGCAGCGCGGCCTTCTGCCGCGGCGTGAAACGCACCGACGTCTCGAACTTCAGCAGATCGGCGTAGTCAACCTCGGTGAGGCCCTGGTCCCTCCCACGGAGGGAGCGCTGCGAGCCTCAGTATTCGCACTCGATCGTCTTCGAAACGTAGACCCGGCAGAGCTCCTTGAGCGAGTGCTCGAGGACGCCCTGCCGGAAGATGCGCTCCCACGCGCGCGAGAACGCCTTCGCCACGGCGGGCACGTGCGAGCGGATGGCCTGCGTCTCGGGGCGTGGCGTGCCGTAGCGGCGAGCAAGCTCGAGGTATTCGCGCAGCTCGGCGTCGTCCGGGTCGGTCACATAGCTGATGCGTGCCACGGGCCCATTGTGCCTTTCAGGATGTAGAGCCCACCGCGTACTCGATCCGTCACGAAGATGGTTCCTTCGCCATCGACGAGCACGTCGTTGAACTGGATCGTCGGCTGGCCGGCGGGCGCTTCGGGAACGAAGGATGCGATCTCGCGTGGCGCGCGCGGATCGGCTGTGTCGTAGACGCGCAGCCCGGCGTTGAAGTAGGTCACGAAGACGATCCGGTCGCTCTGGAACGTCCCCGGCCGGTTCTCATGGAGGTTGTGCGGGCCGAAGCGCAACCCTCGGGAGCAATAGTCGCCCTCCGGCACCGGGAAGCGCGACACCTCACGCGGATGGTCCTCGTCGGATATGTCGACGAGATGCACGTTCTTCGGCGCGCCCTCGCAGTTCGGCTCGATCGCCTCGTCTGTCACGGCGAGGAGCTTGCGCGTGCCGAGCGGCAGCGCGGTGTGGGTGTGCGCGTGGCCGCCCTCGGGCCATGCGAGCGATGAGATGAGATCGAGCGATCCGTCCGGGCGGACCGCATAGGCGACGACGCCTCGATCGAAGTACCCGCCGTACGCACGGTCGCCCTGAACGATGACGTGATGCGCGCCAACTTCGTTGTCGTCGGGCAGCGTCTCGCCGTCGCGCTCCGCCTGGCCTGGCCACCACCAGCGCGACGCGAGTGTCGGTTTCGTTGGGTCGGCCAGGTCGACGACGATGAGGAAGCGGTTGCGGATGCCGTTCTCGCGCGCCGATGCGTATGCGTATCTGCCGCCCGTCCACCAGATGCGATGCACGCCGAGCCCGTCGATCGCGAGGAACCCGATGCGCCTCGGCTCCGTCGCCTTCGAGACGTCATAGACGAGGAGCCCGCTGCTTGCGGGAACGCCAACGCGGTACGGGTACTGCTCGTGGTTCGCGAGCAGCAGGTCGCCCGCGAGCTGCACCTTGTGCGAATGCGTCCCGCTCGGGACGGGGAGCTGCCGAACGACGCGCGGACGGCCAGGGTCGGAGATGTCGACGACGCTCGTGCCCACGCCGAAGTCGCCCATGTGGCCCACGTAGAGCACGTCGCCCTTTCGCATGATCTGCATGCCGTCGCCCTTGCCGTCGAGATCGGTGTGGCCCACGAGCGCGAGGCCGCGCGCCTCGAGCGCGCGTGGTGGAGCACTCACGGCCTGGATTGTGTTCGGTTTGACGGCGCCCAGCCGCGCCGGTAGCCTGCGGCCTGCCGACCGCAAACGTTTTCCGTGGGGAGGACTCGGACACGGCCGCACGACGCTCCATTCACGATGTCGCGCGCCTCGCCGGGGTGCATCCTTCGACCGTTTCGCGTGCGCTGCACCGCGCCGATCTGCCACTGCGTGCCGAGACGCGGCGCAAGGTGCTGGCCGCGGTGGAGCGCCTCGAGTACCGACCGTCGGCCATCGCGCGCGGCCTCCGGCTCCAGCGCACGCACGCGCTCGGCATGCTCGTGCCGGACATAACGAATCCCTTCTTCCCGCCGATCATCCGCGGCGCCGAGGAGGCCGCGCGCGAGCACGGCTACGAGCTCGTCTTGTGCAATACCGACGACTCCCCGGAGCGCGAGACCGCGTCGCTTCGGATGCTCCGCGAGCATCAGGCTGACGGCCTCCTCATGGCGACGAGCCGCATGGCCGACGCGACCGTCGCCGCGCTCCGCCGCGAGCGCTTCCCGTTCGTCCTCGTGAACCGCGGCTCGCGCATCCCGGCGGACCTTTCCGTGGAGGTCGACAACGCGCGCGCCGCCGAGGCCGTGATCGCGCACCTGACGAGCCTCGGCCACCGGAGGATCGCGCACATCGCGGGACCGCTGAGCACGACCACCGGCGCGGAGCGCGCGGGGGGCTACCGCGAAGCGATGAAGGCGCGCGGGCTGCCGACGGACTCCTCGCTGCTCGCGGAGGCCGATGCCTATTCCGAGCCGTCGGGCTATGAAGCGGCATCGCGCCTCCTGCGCGTGTCGCCGACCGCGATCTTCGCCGCGAACGACCTCCTCGTCATCGGCGCACTCCGTGCCGCACGCGACGCGGGGTTGCGCATCCCGCAGGACATCTCGCTCGTCGGCGTCAACGACATCCCGCTCGTCGGGCTGATCGACCCGCCACTCACGACCGTCCGTGTGCCGCAGTGGGATATGGGCCAGATCGCCGCCGGCATGCTCATCGCGGTGCTTGAGAACAAGCCGGTCGCGCGCCGGCACGTCGTGCTCGATACCACGCTCGTGATCCGTGGGTCGACTTCCGTGCCGTCCGGCGCTCGGGAGAGCACAGCGTGAGCGCGCAGACCGCGCGGATCTCGGTGGAGCGCGCGACGAAGCGATTCAGCTCGGGCGGCCTCACCGTCTTCGACGGACTCGACCTCGCCGTGCGCGACAAGGAGGCCCTCTGCATCCTCGGTCCCTCGGGCTGTGGCAAGACCACGCTCCTACGGAGCATGCACGGCCTCATCCCGCTCGACGGTGGCCGCATCCTGATCGATGACGCCGTGGTGAGCGCGCCGCGCCGGAACGTCGCGATGGTGTTCCAGCATTTCGGGCTCATGCCCTGGAAGCGCGTGCGCGAGAACGTGGCGTACGGGCTCGAGCTCGCCGGCCTGCCGAAGGCGACCATCGACGAACGGGTCGAGCGCAACATCGAGATGGTCGGGCTGCGCGGCTTCGAGAGGTCGTACCCGAACCAGCTCTCGGGCGGGATGCAGCAGCGCGCGGGCCTTGCACGCGCGCTCGCGCTCGAACCGGACATCCTCCTCATGGACGAGCCCTTCGGCTCGCTCGACGCCCTCACGCGCGAGATCCTGCAGGACGAGCTGCTGCGCATCTACCAACTCGCGCCGCGGACGATGGTCTTCATCACGCACTCCATCGAAGAGGCGATCGCGATGGGCGATCGCATCCTGGTCCTGTCCTCGCGGCCCGCGCGCGTTCGGGAGCTCCTGCAGGTCGACATCCCGCGGCCGCGCACCGTCGAGAGCGTCATCGCGCACCCTCGCTTCGTGCCGCTCCGCGACCACTGCTGGCGCCTCCTTCGAGAGCGGGCGGCATGACCTTCCATCAGGTCGGGGTCGAGGTCGAGGAGCAGCGCACATCAGTTGCGCGTGCCAGCCGCTGGCGCCGGCTGCGTCCTGGGGATTGGGCGGTGCGTCTTGGCGCGATCGCGGTGATCCTCGGGGTTTGGGAGTTCTACGGGCCGACGCTCAACAAGCTCATCCTGCGTCCGCCGTCGGACATCTTCCGCGCGTTCTTCGAGCTGGTCGCGAACGGCGAGCTCGCGGAGGCGATGGGGCAGAGCTTTCGTGAGCTGTTCGGCGGCCTGGCGGTGGCCTTGGTGCTCGGGCTCGTCCTCGGCATCGCGTCGGGCCGCTGGCGCTTCGTCTACAACGCCATCGATCCGCTCGTGTCGGCGCTTTACTCCGTACCGGCCGTCGCGCTCGTGCCGCTCATCGCGGTCGCGTTCAAGTCGATCGGCGACCCGCCTCGCATCGCAACGGTCGCGCTCTTCGCGATCTTCCCGATCCTCATCAATACGCAGCAGGGCGTGCGCAACGTAGACCGCGAGCTGCTTGAGGTGGCGCGTTCGTTCAACACCAGCGAGCGACGTTTGTGGACCGACGTGATCATCCCTTCCGCGACGCCGTACGTGCTGGCAGGGGTCCGGCTCGCGATCGGCCGCGGACTGATCGGCATGATCGTCGCCGAGTTCTTCATCGGCCTCGTCGGGCTTGGCTATCTGATCATCTCGTACGAGAACGTCTTCCGCATCGATCGCATGTTCGTGCCGGTCATCGTCGTCGCGGCGATGGGCGTTCTGATGATGGGTTTCGTGCAGTGGCTCGAGGGTCGCATCGCACCGTGGTTGAGGAAAGAGCAATGAAAGGGAGGTCGAAGATGCTCGCGCGTGCCTTTGGGGCGATCGGTCTTGGTCTGGTGACAGTGCTCACCGCCTGCGGGGGTGGAGGTGGTGGGACCGGCGGCGCAGCGACCGCAAGCACAGCGGCGACAGCCGCGGCAGCGACGGCGACGGCGGCACCGAGAGCTACGTGCGCCGCGAAGAAGATCACCATCGCGGTGCCCGTCACGCCGCCGAACGTCGTCCATCTCACTCCGTACGTCGCGGACGCGTTCGGGTACTTCAAGGACGAGAACCTTACGGTCGAGCTCGTGCGTTTCGACGGCGGCGTGGGTTCGCTTCGCGCGTCGGCCTCGGGCGCCATCGACCTCGCGGGCTCGTCAGCTGAGCCGGTGGTCGACGCGATCGCCAACGGCGCCGACGTGAAGATCATCTACACCTACGCGCCCAACGTGGACGTGTCCTTTGCCGTTGGCCCGGGAATCAAGACGATGGCCGACCTCAAGGGTAAGAAGATGGGCGTCCAGGAGCCGGGCGGCTTCGCGGACGTCATGACGCGCATCGTGCTGAAGAAGGCGGGCATCGATGCGAAGGACGTCACCTTCGTGACGACGACGACCGCCGGCCGGGTGCAGGCGCTGGCGACGGGCACCACGGACACGGCGGTGCTGCACATCGACCAGGTGAAGACCGTGCAGAAGCAGACACCGACGATCACCGTGCTCGCGAACATGTGGGAGATCCTCACGGACTACCAGTACTCGGTCTACCTCGTTCCGACGCAGGTGCTCAAGGACGACGCCGCCACGCCGGAGTGCATCATCCGCGCGCTCATGAAGGCGAATCGAGCGATGTACGACCCGGCCAACCGCCAGAAGGTCATCG
Coding sequences:
- a CDS encoding LacI family DNA-binding transcriptional regulator; translated protein: MAARRVTITDVARAANVHASTVSRVLNGRAELSLLPETRERVIAAATRLGYRPSALARGLRLRRTFTLGMLVPDITNPVFPPIIKGVEGAAHARGYHLILCNTDDSFEREASYLRVLREWRVDGMLIASSSTADSTLGELRREKFPFVLLNSASRASDDLAVAPDNRQGVTAALEHLIQLGHRRIGLIAAPQTTMTGQERLLAARATLRRHRLAQEDALVSVADSFSEASGYRATRRLLLDGEPPTAIFGANDLIALGAIRLAREIGLNVPRDLSVVGFNDIPQSELFDPPLTTVHIPQEEMGVLAAALLIDHLEGRHIDRRQVVLQTQLEVRGSTATPAAASTAAMRTA
- a CDS encoding ABC transporter permease → MTFHQVGVEVEEQRTSVARASRWRRLRPGDWAVRLGAIAVILGVWEFYGPTLNKLILRPPSDIFRAFFELVANGELAEAMGQSFRELFGGLAVALVLGLVLGIASGRWRFVYNAIDPLVSALYSVPAVALVPLIAVAFKSIGDPPRIATVALFAIFPILINTQQGVRNVDRELLEVARSFNTSERRLWTDVIIPSATPYVLAGVRLAIGRGLIGMIVAEFFIGLVGLGYLIISYENVFRIDRMFVPVIVVAAMGVLMMGFVQWLEGRIAPWLRKEQ
- a CDS encoding NAD-dependent succinate-semialdehyde dehydrogenase, which codes for MSTTLSPITSVNPATEEVLARFDPFTTEEVDRAIDDAQDAFIAWRERSIAERATAMRRLAGLLRERADRYGRLITIEMGKPIAEAKAELEKCAWGAEHYADNAARYLADEVIETSAQRSIVAFEPLGIVLAVMPWNFPFWQVIRFAAPALMAGNAAVLKHASNVPQCALAVEEVIRDAGFPEGLLRTVLVAGSAVEPVIADPRIRAVTLTGSSDTGSRIAALAGRALKKCVLELGGSDPYIVLADADLDAAAKVGARARNQNNGQSCIAAKRFIAVESVARDFERRFAAEVAALRVGDPLDPKTQIGPLARADLREQLELQVTESVRMGARVLTGGERGTGKGWFYQPTVLADVTEGMPVFKEETFGPVAAVLRVCDADEAVRVANDSAYGLGASVWTRDLARGEAVARKIESGSVFVNGMVASDPRLPFGGIKRSGYGRELSSYGIKEFVNIQTIWIGAGTQKPTGPQSE
- a CDS encoding acetolactate synthase large subunit, which gives rise to MVNAAQLLVRCLENEGVRYVFGIPGEETLDLNAALEDSDKIQFVLTRHEQAAAFMADVYGRLSSYPGVCLATLGPGATNLLTGVADAQLDRAPLVAITGQAGLERVHLESHQYIDVVQMFAPVTKWSTRVSVPESVPEVVRKAFRLARIEKPGATHIELPEDVAKEEVRSAPLEVRRTSYPKAQQEALDRAAEIINAAKAPVILAGNGVTRRQAVGNPTVDALRRFVQRSRIWATHTYMAKGVLDPLGQYSLPPVGLQRPGADLANLKMLADADVVIAVGYDLVEWAPVLWNPKRDKMVVHVDSTAAELDGHYQPSIEVIGELDESLNALSSMVRARPAETLSTRRAPSLVGTGSPAARGLSAGRALPPDLVVADLRDALGPDDIVVSDVGAHKVWLARLFPTERPNTVVISNGLASMGIALPGAIAAKLVHPERKVVAFSGDGGFLMNVQELETAKRLGTAIVVVVLVDERLGVIEVNEKRQFKRTFATQFGNPDFVKLAEAFGIAGYAVESGKDLLPMLRHALDLGGPALLAVPWDHEKNAQIADAMTYGRQPVTPG
- a CDS encoding ABC transporter ATP-binding protein, which gives rise to MSAQTARISVERATKRFSSGGLTVFDGLDLAVRDKEALCILGPSGCGKTTLLRSMHGLIPLDGGRILIDDAVVSAPRRNVAMVFQHFGLMPWKRVRENVAYGLELAGLPKATIDERVERNIEMVGLRGFERSYPNQLSGGMQQRAGLARALALEPDILLMDEPFGSLDALTREILQDELLRIYQLAPRTMVFITHSIEEAIAMGDRILVLSSRPARVRELLQVDIPRPRTVESVIAHPRFVPLRDHCWRLLRERAA
- a CDS encoding Crp/Fnr family transcriptional regulator, giving the protein MDLMTVARSLSDCLPVNELTDAQLQELLAQAKLRRFERDEVIYHRGDPARDLHIVVEGMVKHVREDIEGREVLLWVLERGGVLGQQAIFGRSRPTTVIATTDVVTIQLLGETCARMLERNPRILYRAFEMFEARLEKLTQALEDVMLLDVPSRLAKYILDSGDGQPDPHALTLTQDELAAAVGSTRVTINKVLADFEHRGLIRVARRHIDVLAPDRLRKEIHG
- a CDS encoding ABC transporter substrate-binding protein, which encodes MKGRSKMLARAFGAIGLGLVTVLTACGGGGGGTGGAATASTAATAAAATATAAPRATCAAKKITIAVPVTPPNVVHLTPYVADAFGYFKDENLTVELVRFDGGVGSLRASASGAIDLAGSSAEPVVDAIANGADVKIIYTYAPNVDVSFAVGPGIKTMADLKGKKMGVQEPGGFADVMTRIVLKKAGIDAKDVTFVTTTTAGRVQALATGTTDTAVLHIDQVKTVQKQTPTITVLANMWEILTDYQYSVYLVPTQVLKDDAATPECIIRALMKANRAMYDPANRQKVIDIGVTQTKEAADVVAETFDLLVKARAWPQNEGLLKANIEGTIKSEKDFGKITKDLKFEDVTDLAIVKKVVDQLGRVANFPY
- a CDS encoding LacI family DNA-binding transcriptional regulator; its protein translation is MHDVARLAGVHPSTVSRALHRADLPLRAETRRKVLAAVERLEYRPSAIARGLRLQRTHALGMLVPDITNPFFPPIIRGAEEAAREHGYELVLCNTDDSPERETASLRMLREHQADGLLMATSRMADATVAALRRERFPFVLVNRGSRIPADLSVEVDNARAAEAVIAHLTSLGHRRIAHIAGPLSTTTGAERAGGYREAMKARGLPTDSSLLAEADAYSEPSGYEAASRLLRVSPTAIFAANDLLVIGALRAARDAGLRIPQDISLVGVNDIPLVGLIDPPLTTVRVPQWDMGQIAAGMLIAVLENKPVARRHVVLDTTLVIRGSTSVPSGARESTA